TGCATAGTAGGTTAAGTAATATACGCCTGTTGTTGCTTTTACCGTTTGAGCTGTCACCATCACGAACACTGCGAGTCCGAGCAGTCGCCACTGATCATTACTAAATACCCGTTTAATGTCCGTTTTAAAGTTTCTTGAACCGTTGTTTACGGGCTTAACTCGCTCTTTTGTCGAACCCACACAAATCACAAATAGCACGACGGAAAGCACTGCCATCACCATCATTGCCTGCTGATAACCTAGTGCTTTATCGCCTGCGCCAAGATAATCAGCTAACGGTATAACCCCAGCAGTAACAATCAAACCACCACCTGTCGCGGCGACAAAACGATAAGAATTTAGCGATACGCGCTCATTTGGGCATGAGGTCATCACACTACCAAGCGCGAAATAAGGAATATTGGTGGCAGTAAATAGCATCATTAATACTGCGTAGGTGACATAAGCGTAGAGAGTTTTACCATCAAGGCTAAGATCTGGCACAGTAAATACAAGGACAGAAGCTAGCGCGTAAGGTATACAAAGAAATAACAAGAAAGGACGGTATTTACCCCAGCGCGACTGATTGCGGTCAACAATGATTCCCATCACAGGATCGGTTATCGCATCAAAAATCCGAACAAATAAGAAAATTGCAGTTACCGTTGCCGCATCTAAGCCATATACATCGGTATAATAAAAGGCGAGTAATAATACAACGGACTGGTAAACAAAATTACCCGCCATATCCCCTAAGCTAAAACCAACCTTTTCCCCTACAGATAACTTGTGTACACCATGCATCCACAACCACCTTTAATATCATTTTATTATTATATTTTTTATATACTTAACAAGTGAGCAAATATGATTTACTGATCTTTATCACATCATTGTATGGTGATAAATTCAACACCGACCACTTACTTTGCTTCTATTTTTGCTTCAAATAAAAAGCCGGAGCAAAATGCTCCGGTATTAGCTTAGAACTGTTAGAAATTTCCTCTTACGCCAAGCGCAAAACGGGTTCCAACATGAGAAGTTGAATAGTAGCGTTTTTGGCCTGCGGGCAAGATTTGGAATACATCCTGATCTTCATCGGTTAGATTGATGGCATTCACAAAGACAGTGAAGTTCTCATTGATGTCATAACTAGCCGATGCATCTAATTGAGCATAGTCATCATTAAACAGCTGCCCACCGATACCTATTGCACTAGGCTCTACTAAATAATCGCTGCGACTGCTGTAAGATAAGCGTGCTTGAAACTCGTCAGCTTCGTAGTAAGCCGTCAAGTTGTAGCTTACTTCCGACACCCCCGGAAAATCGATATCTTCACCCGTTGCTTCAAACTCTGCAGAGTTTTCAGTCAATGTTAGGTTGGCGATATAACCAAAACCAGATTCAAACGCGTGTTGGTAACCAAACTCTAGACCTGTCACCTGCGCTTCACCTTGGTTGTCTGGCAAACTAATTTGGTCAACAGCAATTGGTGCTCGAGTACCGTCGAGCTCAACACCTACCGCTCGGATCGGCTGTCCAGCTACTTGACTCACATTGTTATTAGTTACATTAGCAATAAAATCTTCAATTTCTTTGTGGAACAAGCCTAGGTAAACAGCACTACTTGGTGCAAAATACCACTCTAAGCCCAAGTCATAGTTATCTGATTCATAAGGTTTTAATGCTGGGTTACCACCTGAAAGTGATACGGCAAAGTTATCACCATTTAGATTAGTTGAAGAGTTTGCATTAATACTAAACGCAGGTGCTAACGCATTGAAGGTTGGGCGTGTTAGCGATTTATTTGCCGCAACACGCAAGAACAAGTCATCACTTAACTCAAAGCGCAAGTTCATGCTCGGCAATACATTGGTATAGGTATCGTCAAACTCAATTGGCGTTGCTGCCCCCGTAGTTAAACTATCAAAAACTGTTGTATCCATACCACCAGCATCTGTGATAACAAATTCCGCATCAGACCCCATAACCGTTTGCTGGGTCATTACAATACGCACGCCAATGTCACCCACAAATGACACATCACCTAGTTCACCGTCTAGATTCAGCTGAGCGTAACCCGCGTATGTTTCTTCTTCCACTTCAAAAGAACCGAATGGATCAGCTGTTAATGCTGGTACCGTCCCCGCTGCAAAAGCAGCGCGTGCGGCAGCGTTATCTGGGAAAACCAGCGAATTGAAAGCAAAATTGGAGCGCCACATACCATCGAGGAAATCACTCGCCCCTTGGTTAAAGCTGCCAACATCCGCTAGGGTGATGTTTTCGCCCGCCACACCGATGCCGTTACCATTAGAGGCGCGGTCAATTTTCTTTTCACGCATGCGCAACCTAGCCCCCATTTCAATGCTTGAGATAAAGTCATGATCAATGTCACGAGTGGCATCAAACTGCAAAGCAATCTCTTCATCTTCATTGGTTGCAAAGCGGTCATCAAATACAGAAATAACATAGTTAGCAGGGTTGCCAAGATCAGCACTAGCACCCTCACCTATATTGGTTTGGGCAATATCAAAGCCGCCTTGATTTATCGTGGTATTGAAGGCAAATGAACCATTGTTGGCATCGATTCGTACGCGGTCAAAGGTATTGTCACCTTCTGCTTTAGAGTAGCTTAAATCCGTGGTTAGCTCCCAAGCACCTAAGCTCTTTTTGTAGTTTAAGCCGATTGAGAACAAATCATCTTCGTAGTCTTGTAAATCGGTTGTTAGCTCTGGGCGAAGTGAGGTTGGATGACTAAAAAACGTACCGTCTTCAACCAAATTCCCCACTTGCACACTGCCATCCAAGTTGACAACAGCACCTGCATTAGCTAAATCACCGTCAAAGATAATGGGTAGAAAAATCAGGTTTTGATGACTCTCTTCCACTTCGCGCTTACTGTAAAGTAGATCTAAAGTTAGGTCAGAGTCATTTGACGCCCACTGCAAAGTCGCCATGGCAGTAATACGCTCACGATCTTCTTCATAAGCTTCTGCGTTATTCGACAACGGGAAAGGCACATCATTCGGACTAGCATCACCAACACCATCATTATTGGTATCTAATTGATTGCTAATACCAAATGAAGGGAACCAACCAAAGGTGCGTGAAAAGTCTTCGCGAATTGAGCGCTCAGAATAGGCAATAGAACCAAGAAAACCAAAGCTTTCATCGTCATTTACCCAGCTATATAGGCCAGATAGCGCAGGGTCTGTCTCTTCATTAAAGTCGCGATAATTCGCAGTGACCGAACCAACAAATTTGTTGCCAGTAGAAAGCGGTTTAGCGGTATGCAAGTTAACTGAACCACCGATCCCACCTTCTACTTGGTTAGCAGAAAATGACTTGTGCACTTCTAAGCGGTTAATTACTTCCGACGGGAGAATATCAAAATTCGCAGCACGACCAGTACTGGTGACAGCATTACCGTTGAAAATGGGGTCAACGGTTTCTGTCGCATTCAATAATGAGCGGCCATTGACTGTGCCGCGCACAAAATCTGGGCCTAAGCCACGAATAGAAACAAAGTCACCTTCACCACGACTACGTTGAATAGACACCCCCGTGACACGTTGTAATGCTTCGGCTACGTTATTATCAGGCAACTTACCAACATCTTCGGCACTAATAGCGTCAACAAAACCTGTTGCGTTTTGTTTTACATTTAAAGCGCGATCTAAACTACCGCGAATACCTCGAATTTCGATCACTTCAACGTCGTCAGTATCAGCTTCAGACTCATTTGACTGTTGTGCATAGGCGTTGCTTGAAGCAAACGCGGTCATGCCCATTAGCACCAACGAAATAGCTTCACTCACTTTATTCTTGCGAATTGCCATGTTACTTCCCCGTTTTCTACTTGTTGTATGTAATTTTGTATATCTAGTTTAATTTTATATTTTTTGTAAATGTAAAAATAATTTTCACATCTAAAAACCTACAACCTAATGCTTACCTCGTCAACCAAGAAAGTGTAAAAAACCACCAGTTATTTATTTAACGTAATGTTTTATATGAAAATATTTGTTATCAAAAAGACAGAAATAGAACCTTAGACAGGTTTTTCATAGCATCATGTGCATCTTGAAAGCGTACAGGCAAGCCACTAGCGGATGTGCCTAACATGTTGAAAGGCCACGTTTAACAACAACTGATATCGCGTTAATGGTCATCCAGCATGATGTGACAGCTAATGCTGTAAACACGAGGTTATTACTAGCCTTGGCGATATACTAATCGCTGCTGGTATAGCCTAACTGCTGAGAAATACTGGCTGCCGCTTGGGCAATGTAGGATTTGGATTCTTCCAATGTGATTGGGTGGGAGCCGTCAATGTAATCAACGAATGGCACAACGAGCGCAGCTAAAATATCACCAGAGCTATCAAAAACAGGGTAACCAATATCCATCACGCCCTGCACTTGGCGGCTGCGGATCGCTTCATGACCTGCTTTTACAATTTGCGATGAGATATTGGCAAAGCCTTCGATATCAGGCTTTGGGTGATGTTCAGGAATACTTTCCATCATAAATTCAAATTTCTCAGCACTGGCGTAAGAGAGTAACACATGACCGGAGCAAGTATTCATCAGTGGTGCCGTTGCCCCCAAACGAACACTGAAGGTTCGAGATGATGGCGAGTCTTGCTGTGCAACAACATGGCCATGGCCATCAAAGAAAGTGACTAAATGGCAAGACTGTTCAATGGCAAAGGCCAAACGTTTAAGCACTGGCCCTGCAACACTAGTTAAGCGTTTAACTGGTGGGTAGCGATTCGCCAGGCCAAATAATTTAAGCGATAAACGGTAACGATCAGAACCCTCACTGGTCTCCACGTAGCCGCGTTGCTCCAGCACCATCAACATACGAAACAACTCACCAACCGATTTATCTAGCTTTTCGGTAATTTGAGTAACTTTTAGCCCTTCTGCTTCTTGAGCAAGAAGTTCGATGATATCTAGCCCTTTTTCTAACGCTGGTGCTGAGTACTGTTTCTTCGCTGCCATAGTGCTTACCGCCTGAGTTCTTGTAGTTTTTATTATCGTCGAAGATATCTGAGCACTAGGGTGATTTCAAATATAAAACTAAAATTTATATTGACACTGATTAAATTTCGCCCTAATTTCATATTTAAAATTAATTTTTATATTTAAATGCGTGACACGTTTCACGCTCAACTTTGGGGTTAAGAGCGCTAATGCAAACAAAATTTGTACGAGTAAATGCAAACGACAATGTGGTGATTTGCTGCCAACGCATTAGTGCAGGTGAGCAAGTCACCATTGGTGAGCAGCAGTTCACTATGACAACGACTATCGAAGTTGGTCACAAAGTCGCAAGCCAAGCGATTGGGCTCGGCGAAAAGATTATTCGCTACGGCGTACCTATCGGCTCCGCAACTACCGACATAGAGTTTGGCGAGCATGTTCATCTGCACAATATGAAAAGCGATTACATTCCCAGCCACACGCGACAATCAAGAGTGGGAGAATAAGATGAGAGGTTTTAAACGCGCAGATGGCCGCAAAGGTATTCGCAATACAGTAGTGGTGGCCTATTTAGTGGAATGTGCTCATCACGTTGCCAAAACTATTGTTGCCAAAGTTGATCATGATGATGTGCAATTGATTGGCTTTCCCGGTTGCTATCCAAACGATTACTCCCTGCAAATGATGGAAAAACTGTGCACGCACCCTAATGTTGGCGGCGTACTATTAGTGTCGCTGGGCTGCGAAGGTTTTAATCGTGAACAACTTATTGGCACCATTGAAGCAAGCAAACGCCCGGTTGAAACCTTAGTCATCCAACAATGTGGTGGCACCAAATCGACGATTGACCTTGGCGTTGCTAAAGCAAGCGCAATGCTTGGTGATATTGCCAGTGTTGAGCGGGCAGATCTTGATGTTTCAGAGTTAGTAATTGGCACTATCTGCGGTGGCTCAGATGGCACCAGTGGTATGAGCGCAAACCCTGCCGTTGGCGTTAGCTTTGATCTGTTATTAGCACAAGGTGCTACCTGTATTTTTGAAGAAACTGGCGAATTGATTGGTTGCGAACAAATCATGGCAGAGCGTGCAGAAACACCTGAGCTGGGTGAAGCACTACTTGCTTGTGTAGAAAAAGCTGAGCATTACTACACCAAAATGGGCTACGGCAGTTTTGCACCCGGTAACGCCGAAGGCGGTTTGACTACGCAAGAAGAAAAATCGATGGGCGCTTACGCCAAATCAGGCTCTTCAAAAATCAACGGTATTATCACTCCTGGCGAAATTCCGCCAAAGAATGGCCTATTCCTAATGGATGTGGTGCCTGATGGCGAACCTATGTTCGGCTTTCCCAATATTTCAGACAACGCGGAAATTGTTGAGCTTATTGCCTCTGGCGCATTGATGATTTTATTTACCACAGGACGAGGGTCTGTGGTCGGTTCGGCGATTTCGCCCGTGATAAAAATATGCGCCAACCCAGAAACTTATCGCAACTTAAGTGAAGACATGGACATTAATGCAGGCAGCGTCATTGACGGTAACCATACGGTTGAGGATATAGGTCAACAAATTTACGACTGTGTACTTAAGGTTGCCAGTGGCCAGCAAACCAAGTCGGAAGCACTCGGCCATAAAGAGTTCATCTTAACCTATAAGCGCTTTAACACTAGCGACACAACGACCATTGAGGCGATCGGGCCTGCTTGTTTAGCTCATTAGCAGTACCGACTAACAAGTAGTATGCAAAGAACAAACTAAATCACGAATAAAAAGAACAGGAAATTCTGTGAGGTTAACCAAATGAACACTGTATTTGATACACACTCGATGATTGCTGGCCAATGGTTTGAAGGCAGTGGTGATAGCTTTGAATCTTGGGACCCAAGCCTAAACAAAGCGATTGCAAACATTAAAAGCTGCACCCTTTTGGATGTTAATGCAGCGCTAAGCGCAGCTGTTGAAGCGAAAACCTTGCTAGATACCAAAACCAGCGCTGAGATAGCAGAGTTCTTAAATGTACTTGCGGATGAAATTGAAGCATTAAAAGGTGCATTTATTCCTGTTGCTATGGCGGAAACTGGCTTACCTGAAGCACGCTTGCAAGGAGAAACCGGTCGAACTTGTGGGCAAATTCGCGCCTTTGCTGCCTTAGTGGCAGAAGGTAGTTGGCGACAAGCGTCAATAGATACAGCTGATCCCAATCGCCAGCCCGTACCTAAACCCGATGTTCGTGCGATGAATATTAGCTTGGGGCCAATTGCCGTATTTGGCGCCTCTAATTTTCCATTTGCTTTTGGCACCCTCGGCGGTGACAGCGCAGCAGCGCTTGCAGCAGGCAACCCTATTATTGTCAAAGGTCACCCTAGCCACCCACTCACCTCACGTTATTTTGCACAGGCGATAGCTAATGCCTTACAAAAAGCTGATTTTCCAATGGGCACTTTTTCATTATTACAAGGCTGCGGCACCGAACTGGGTAGTGAGCTAGTTAAGCACCCAGAGATCAAAGCTGTTGGCTTTACTGGCTCGTTAGGTGGTGGACGCGCACTAATGGACATTGCCGCCAAACGAGCAGAGCCTATTCCTGTTTATGCGGAAATGGGCAGTATTAATCCTGTGTTTATTATGCCGGAAGCGTTAGATAGTCGCTCCGACGCTATTGCCCAAGGACTTGCTGGTTCAATTGCCATGGGCTGCGGCCAATTTTGTACCTCGCCGGGACTTATTGTCTGCCTTAATAGTGAGTTACCCAAACTATTAGCACATTACTTAAGTGAGCAAACACCCGGTGTCATGCTTAACCCCGGTATCGCCGATGCCATGCAAAGTGCATTGGCTAGTCGCCAAAACAATAGTCGAGTAGAGTTCTTAACTGGTGGGCTAAGCGATACCCCATTGACGCCAAAGGCGAGTTTAATGCAAATAAACGCTGCTGATTTTCTTGCAAGTGGTCAATCGATAGCTGAGTACAGTGAAGAAATTTTCGGGCCAGCATCGCTAGTCGTTAACTGTGAATCAACCGAGCAAATGCTAGCTGTAGCGAAGAGTCTATCGGGCAACCTTACGGCTACAATACATGCCGATGATTACCAATCACAAAGTTTAAGCGCCCTACTCAGCCTGTTAAAGCCACGCACAGGCAGAATTTTATTTAATGGTTTTCCAACTGGCGTTGAGGTTTGTCAGTCAATGCAGCATGGCGGCCCATATCCGGCGTCATCATTTGCCCACGCCACCAGTGTTGGTACTGCTGCCATCAGCCGTTTTGTAAGCCGTAATGCGTACCAAAACTGGCCTGACGAATTACTGCCTGTTGAATTGCAAAATGACAACCCAATGGGGATTTTGCGCATGATAGACAACCACTATAGCCGCACGGCAATCGCAATTGAAAAGGCCTAAGCTAATGACAGATTTAACCCATTTCAATACGGTAAAAGAATTCTCCCTGCAAGGATGCATCCCCTCTAATCAAGGCACTTGGCTTGGCCGCGCCTGGCTACCGGCCGATATTAGCCCTCTTGGCATTGCTGGCCCAGTGGTGATAACGGTTCGACAGGACGACGTAATTGCGCTTTGTGATCATTACCTGACGATTAGTGATGTGCTTGCCGACAGCAATGCTGTGCAAACCATAAAGCAAACACAAGGCTCGTTAATTTGCTCATTAACTGAGTTACTAGAAAATAGCCTATTTTATCAACGCGAATCGCAACTTAGTGATCAATCAAAGCCCGTGTTACTTGCACCTAACGATGTTCAATCCATCAAAGCTTGTGGCGTTACCTTTGCTGCCAGTATGCTTGAGCGGATGATTGAAGAGCGTGCTCTCGGTGACCCAGCCAAGGCCGAAGCGATCCGCGCTATGGTGCATCAAACCGTTGGCGACGATATTGGCAGTATTGTGCCCGGTAGCGAGCAAGCCATGGCGTTAAAGCAACAACTGATCGACCAAGGCATGTGGTCGCAATACCTTGAAGTAGGAATAGGCCCCGATGTTGAAGTATTTACCAAAGGCCAACCGATGTCGGCTATTGCCTGCGGGCAAGAGCTTGGGGTGTTGGCCACCAGTCAATGGAATAACCCTGAGCCAGAAATTGCCTTGCTGATTAATGCGCAAGGAAACTGCATCGGAGCAGCGCTAGCAAACGACGTTAACCTGCGCGACTATGAAGGACGCAGTGCACTATTACTGGGTAAAGCAAAAGATCAAAATGGTAGCAGCCCAATTGGCCCACTATTTCGCTTATTTGATGGTGACTTTACCCTTGAAGATGCCATGAATGCGGAAATCACGTTGACCATTACTGGGGAAGACGGTTTTGTGAATCAAGGCGCTAACATCATGTCGCAAATCAGCCGCACGCCTGAAGATATTATCAAGCAAGTATGCAATCGCTCGCACCAATACCCTGATGGCATAACCATGATGTTAGGCACTATGTTTGCGCCTACCGATGATCGCCATGAAACGGGTATGGGCTTCACCCACGAACTAGGCGATCGAGTCGAAATATCAACGCCAAAACTCGGCAAGCTAGTTAACTGGGTTAACCATTGCCATCAAATTCCAAGCTGGCAATATGGTATTACCGAATTAATGAACTTTGTTTGCCAAGTAAAAGTTGCTCAAGCCAATGCTAATTAGCTAAAGGCAATAAAAGTAACAACTAATAAAAGCGTAAATAAAGCAACTGGCAGTAAAACACAGATAAAGAAGCGAAAAACAAGAAAGCGCTCAATAACAAATAATGGGGAAGCACTATGCAGCAAGAGCTAAAAACCGCACAGCGAAAAATCGGTAACACAGACCTAGTCATAGACACATTAGGTTTTGGTTGTGCGCCGCTTGGTAATTTATACCAGCCAATTAGTGACCACGACGCTAGAGCCTTGCTTGATAATGCTTGGCAAGCTGGTTTTCGCTACTTTGATACCGCTCCCCATTATGGTCAAGGCCTGAGCGAGCGACGCACAGGTGATTTACTGCGCGCCGATCAAGACCACGACTATGTGTTATCAACTAAAGTTGGTCGCCTGTTAAAACCTGCTGGTTATGCAAAAGAGCGTCACAGTTACCAGTCACCCATGCCGTTTGATATTCATTATGACTACAGCTACGACGGCATTATGCGTTCGTTCGAGGATAGCCTACAGCGCTTAGGTCTAGACACCATTGATATCCTTTATATGCATGACATCGGTGAGGTTACCCACGGTGAAGCCAATAACCACCACTTCCCAATCGCAATGCAAGGTGGCTATAAAGCAATGGCAGAGCTTCGCCAGCAAGGACTCGTAAAAGCTATAGGTTTAGGCGTTAACGAATACCAAGTGTGTGAACAAGCGCTTGATCACGGCGACTGGGATTGCTTCTTGTTAGCAGGTCGCTACACGCTACTTGAACAAGAATCTATTCATACATTTCTACCTAAATGTAAGCAACGTAACTGCTCCATTATTGTCGGTGGCGCATACAACTCTGGCATTTTAGCGACCGGTACGAAAAAAGGCGGCACGCTTTACTATGATTACGAGCCCGCCCCAGAGCATGTCATTGCTAAAGTAAAGAAACTCGAAGCGCTCTGCGATGAGTTTCAAATTCCACTCGCCGCTGCCGCACTGCAATTTCCGCTGGCTCACCCCAGTGTTGCCAGCGTGATACCGGGTATGGGCAATGCCAAACGTATTAATCAAACACTAGAGTTGTTCAACACTAACATTCCAGCTGAGTTTTGGCAGCAACTGCGCGTGCAGCAGCTGGTTGGCGACAATGTGCCATTACCGCAAGGAAGCTAGTGTCATGATGAATAAAGTCGACAGCCATCAACATTACTGGCTACTTAAACGCAATGATTATGGCTGGTTAACGCCCGCCCTTGATAAGCTCTATCATGATTTTTTACCTACAGATTTAGCGCCACATAGACAAGCACATCATGTTGCTCAAACTGTGCTGGTACAAGCTGCACCAACACTCGAAGAAACCGAGTATTTATTATCGTTAGCAGCTGCAGAAAGCAGCATTGCTGGCGTAGTTGGTTGGGTTGATTTTGACGCCGATGACGTCATTGCAACCCTTGATACGTTGGCGGCTAATCCAAGTTTCAAAGGGGTTCGACCTATGCTGCAAGACATCGAAGACCCTGCATGGATAGCAAACCCAGATTATGCTGCAATTTTTACTAAGCTCGCTGAATTAAAACTGACGTTTGACGCTTTAGTTAAACCTGAACATTTGCCTTATATCTTTGATATTGCCAAGCAAAACCCAGATTTAGCGATTGTGATAGACCATTTCGCCAAGCCCAATGTAGCAGAAAAGCAGTTTGACGATTGGGCCTCAGCAATGCAGCGCTTTCAGCCACTTTCTAATGTGTTTGTAAAATGCTCCGGCATTACCACCGAGGCAAGCCCTGCACAAGCGAGTGCCGATGATTATCTCGACTACTTCACGACTTTAGTCAAGGCCTTTGGCCATGGCCGCATTATGTGGGGCAGCGACTGGCCAGTACTTAATCTCAACAGTAGTTATCCGGCATGGGTTGAGCTTTGCGAAACATTAATTAGTGATTGGTCGATGCAAGAACAGCAGGCTTTTTGGGCAGGCACTGCAAAAAGCTTTTATCAACTGCCGCCTTTGTCATGAAGGTCATTGCATTCAAGTAGTTGTCATCAAATTCAATATTAGCGATTAGTCACGAATAAAAGTACTACAAAGGAAGTTTTTATGAGTCAGTTATCATCAACTGCGATTGTCACCGGTGGTGGCAGCGGTATCGGGCAAGCGATTGCCATCACTCTGGCTAAACAAGGGTATAAAGTGGTTATTGCCGACCTTGATTTAGCCGCAGCTCAGCAAACCCAAGAGCTAATTAATAAGAAAGTCGCTAATGCCAGTAGCGCCATTAGTGTGGCGCTCAATGTTGCAGACGGCGAACAAGTCACCCAAGTTTTTAATGAAATAGCGGCCGAACACGGCATCGATATTTTGATCAATAATGCTGGCATTGGCGCGGTTGGCACCATAGAAGAAACCAGTGAAGCTGAGCTGGATAAGCTTTATAGCGTGAATGTTAAGGGTGTTTACCATTGTGCGCTAGCGGCTATTTCAGCGATGAAAAAACAGCAATCGGGCATCATCATCAATATGGCATCGGTGGCATCTAGTGTTGGTATTGCCGATCGCTTTGCCTATTCAATGACTAAAGGCGCCGTACTCACCATGACCTATTCTATCGCCAAAGACTATCTCAGCGACAACATTCGCTGTAATTGTGTATCGCCAGGGCGTGTACACACACCTTTCGTGGATGCCTTTCTGGATAAAAACTACCCAGATAACAAAGCAGAAATGTTCGACAAATTATCGAAAACGCAACCTATCGGACGCATGGGCACACCAGATGAAGTTGCCAGCGTAGTTGCCTATTTATGCTCACCGCAGGCGGCCTTTATTACTGGCAGTAACTTTCCCGTTGATGGTGGCTTTGTCACGCTGAACAACTAGTTAGCCAACATCAACGCAATTAATAAGAATTATCAGAGGTAATCAAACCATGAAACTATTACGCTTTGGCGCAAAAGGCGCTGAAAAGCCGGGTATTTTAGATGCTAATGGCAATATTCGCGATTTGTCATCTGCGGTTACTGACATTGACGGACAAACCTTAAGCCATGAGAGCCTGTCGCGTCTTAATGCCATAGATATTAACAGTTTACCTATTATCGATGGACAAACCCGC
The nucleotide sequence above comes from Thalassotalea euphylliae. Encoded proteins:
- a CDS encoding UxaA family hydrolase, whose amino-acid sequence is MRGFKRADGRKGIRNTVVVAYLVECAHHVAKTIVAKVDHDDVQLIGFPGCYPNDYSLQMMEKLCTHPNVGGVLLVSLGCEGFNREQLIGTIEASKRPVETLVIQQCGGTKSTIDLGVAKASAMLGDIASVERADLDVSELVIGTICGGSDGTSGMSANPAVGVSFDLLLAQGATCIFEETGELIGCEQIMAERAETPELGEALLACVEKAEHYYTKMGYGSFAPGNAEGGLTTQEEKSMGAYAKSGSSKINGIITPGEIPPKNGLFLMDVVPDGEPMFGFPNISDNAEIVELIASGALMILFTTGRGSVVGSAISPVIKICANPETYRNLSEDMDINAGSVIDGNHTVEDIGQQIYDCVLKVASGQQTKSEALGHKEFILTYKRFNTSDTTTIEAIGPACLAH
- a CDS encoding UxaA family hydrolase, with the translated sequence MQTKFVRVNANDNVVICCQRISAGEQVTIGEQQFTMTTTIEVGHKVASQAIGLGEKIIRYGVPIGSATTDIEFGEHVHLHNMKSDYIPSHTRQSRVGE
- a CDS encoding TonB-dependent receptor; translation: MAIRKNKVSEAISLVLMGMTAFASSNAYAQQSNESEADTDDVEVIEIRGIRGSLDRALNVKQNATGFVDAISAEDVGKLPDNNVAEALQRVTGVSIQRSRGEGDFVSIRGLGPDFVRGTVNGRSLLNATETVDPIFNGNAVTSTGRAANFDILPSEVINRLEVHKSFSANQVEGGIGGSVNLHTAKPLSTGNKFVGSVTANYRDFNEETDPALSGLYSWVNDDESFGFLGSIAYSERSIREDFSRTFGWFPSFGISNQLDTNNDGVGDASPNDVPFPLSNNAEAYEEDRERITAMATLQWASNDSDLTLDLLYSKREVEESHQNLIFLPIIFDGDLANAGAVVNLDGSVQVGNLVEDGTFFSHPTSLRPELTTDLQDYEDDLFSIGLNYKKSLGAWELTTDLSYSKAEGDNTFDRVRIDANNGSFAFNTTINQGGFDIAQTNIGEGASADLGNPANYVISVFDDRFATNEDEEIALQFDATRDIDHDFISSIEMGARLRMREKKIDRASNGNGIGVAGENITLADVGSFNQGASDFLDGMWRSNFAFNSLVFPDNAAARAAFAAGTVPALTADPFGSFEVEEETYAGYAQLNLDGELGDVSFVGDIGVRIVMTQQTVMGSDAEFVITDAGGMDTTVFDSLTTGAATPIEFDDTYTNVLPSMNLRFELSDDLFLRVAANKSLTRPTFNALAPAFSINANSSTNLNGDNFAVSLSGGNPALKPYESDNYDLGLEWYFAPSSAVYLGLFHKEIEDFIANVTNNNVSQVAGQPIRAVGVELDGTRAPIAVDQISLPDNQGEAQVTGLEFGYQHAFESGFGYIANLTLTENSAEFEATGEDIDFPGVSEVSYNLTAYYEADEFQARLSYSSRSDYLVEPSAIGIGGQLFNDDYAQLDASASYDINENFTVFVNAINLTDEDQDVFQILPAGQKRYYSTSHVGTRFALGVRGNF
- a CDS encoding aldehyde dehydrogenase (NADP(+)), which codes for MNTVFDTHSMIAGQWFEGSGDSFESWDPSLNKAIANIKSCTLLDVNAALSAAVEAKTLLDTKTSAEIAEFLNVLADEIEALKGAFIPVAMAETGLPEARLQGETGRTCGQIRAFAALVAEGSWRQASIDTADPNRQPVPKPDVRAMNISLGPIAVFGASNFPFAFGTLGGDSAAALAAGNPIIVKGHPSHPLTSRYFAQAIANALQKADFPMGTFSLLQGCGTELGSELVKHPEIKAVGFTGSLGGGRALMDIAAKRAEPIPVYAEMGSINPVFIMPEALDSRSDAIAQGLAGSIAMGCGQFCTSPGLIVCLNSELPKLLAHYLSEQTPGVMLNPGIADAMQSALASRQNNSRVEFLTGGLSDTPLTPKASLMQINAADFLASGQSIAEYSEEIFGPASLVVNCESTEQMLAVAKSLSGNLTATIHADDYQSQSLSALLSLLKPRTGRILFNGFPTGVEVCQSMQHGGPYPASSFAHATSVGTAAISRFVSRNAYQNWPDELLPVELQNDNPMGILRMIDNHYSRTAIAIEKA
- a CDS encoding IclR family transcriptional regulator: MAAKKQYSAPALEKGLDIIELLAQEAEGLKVTQITEKLDKSVGELFRMLMVLEQRGYVETSEGSDRYRLSLKLFGLANRYPPVKRLTSVAGPVLKRLAFAIEQSCHLVTFFDGHGHVVAQQDSPSSRTFSVRLGATAPLMNTCSGHVLLSYASAEKFEFMMESIPEHHPKPDIEGFANISSQIVKAGHEAIRSRQVQGVMDIGYPVFDSSGDILAALVVPFVDYIDGSHPITLEESKSYIAQAAASISQQLGYTSSD
- a CDS encoding MFS transporter, yielding MHGVHKLSVGEKVGFSLGDMAGNFVYQSVVLLLAFYYTDVYGLDAATVTAIFLFVRIFDAITDPVMGIIVDRNQSRWGKYRPFLLFLCIPYALASVLVFTVPDLSLDGKTLYAYVTYAVLMMLFTATNIPYFALGSVMTSCPNERVSLNSYRFVAATGGGLIVTAGVIPLADYLGAGDKALGYQQAMMVMAVLSVVLFVICVGSTKERVKPVNNGSRNFKTDIKRVFSNDQWRLLGLAVFVMVTAQTVKATTGVYYLTYYAENAAAMVSLFLSLWMIGGMLGSALANKLTQLMCKKQAWVFLCLLSALLSTGTYFIPANQLVVIMVVQFFVGFFNQMMAPLIFSTMAEVTDYGELEQNRRLDGLISSFTLFALKVGLAIGGALATYLLAIHGYQSGGVDQSGETVDGILLTFTIVPAIGFVLTAFVLHRMKLTAEVVKDNAERLQLMRAEQA